From a region of the Larimichthys crocea isolate SSNF unplaced genomic scaffold, L_crocea_2.0 scaffold41978, whole genome shotgun sequence genome:
- the LOC109136915 gene encoding fish-egg lectin, protein MKAVAVLLLVMCHLAVSHAWKCRAAPQLPTIMQIDAGQGKVVARDASYSVYMLCGTTWFKLGSPRLKHVTVGPGGIWGADTSNRVYKYVNGQFQVAGGLYMQQVDAGGDGQIVGTTYNYYGYCLRSYLAAAFTGTGSLSWTYSSIYLRYYSCGPLYGCWAVDTSFRIWFTKKMVPTSCGISRWTHIGGSAKMVEVGTDGTVFVVNRGGNVFQRTGITSGRPQGTRWTHIKMCLPIHHLSYDQRRLWVVTKGGIVMQCTH, encoded by the exons ATGAAAGCTGTTGCAGTCCTCTTGCTGGTGATGTGTCACCTGGCCGTCAGTCATG CCTGGAAATGCAGAGCAGCCCCACAGTTGCCTACTATAATGCAGATTGATGCTGGGCAAGGAAAAGTAGTTGCAAGAGATGCAAGCTACTCTGTGTATATGCTGTGTGGAACGACTTGGTTCAAACTGGGCTCACCTAGACTCAAGCATGTCACAGTAGGGCCTGGAGGAATCTGGGGAGCTGACACTTCAAACAGGGTCTACAAATATGTAAATGGACAATTTCAAGTAGCTGGTG GTCTTTATATGCAGCAGGTGGATGCTGGAGGTGATGGTCAGATTGTGGGAACTACTTACAACTACTATGGCTACTGTCTGAGAAGTTACCTTGCTGCTGCCTTCACTGGAACGGGCTCCCTGAGCTGGACTTATAGTTCAATTTATTTGAGGTACTACAGCTGTGGCCCACTATACGGATGCTGGGCAGTCGACACCAGTTTTCGGATCTGGTTCACAAAG AAAATGGTACCAACCAGCTGTGGCATCAGTCGCTGGACACACATTGGAGGGTCTGCAAAGATGGTTGAAGTGGGGACTGATGGAACCGTCTTTGTAGTGAATCGAGGCGGCAACGTTTTTCAAAG AACTGGCATCACCAGCGGTCGTCCACAAGGCACAAGATGGACCCACATCAAAATGTGTTTGCCCATCCACCATCTGTCCT